The region acaccacctcccacttCCTCGTCGACAGCAAGTTCCCAATCACCAGGTGGTGCTGATACCGATCCAGCGAGTACTTTGCCTTGTGCACAAGAATCTTGGGGTCAGTCTCCAACTTGAAGGAGACGATCATCCCCTCTGGTGACCACCCCTCTACCAGATTCTTGAGGAATTTGGGAACGGGATCAAGGTCAACAACGAGACGTTTGCTGCGTGGGACGGAAGGGGAGGAGTCAAAGTTGTCAAAagtttcttcctcttccgagGCTGATGGCTTTGACGGCTTCTTGTTGAAGGCCTCAACTGCGTCGGTGGATTGGATTTTGTGTTCGGACATACGTTCGGGCTTGGGGTTTGTCAGTAAAGAGCAGAGGGTGAGGATAGGGAGAACGTACAGGTACAAAGAAGTCGCTGACTGCCGCGGCGAGATACAGCAACCCTTTAGGCCCCAGTGGCTTCATCAACTGCGCGATGCCGCGGAGCTCATGGAGGTAGTCAGAGATGCTGACAAAGGGGAGGACAAGAAGCATGTTCTTGTCACGAGCCTCACGGTATTTCCGGAGGACGTTGAGCATCTTGCCGGCATCCTCGTCACGGGCTACCACGCTTCCGTTGGGGCCTTCGCGGAGGAAGTCGAGGAAGCAGTCGGTGGCATGGCTGTAGTGGCGGGAgtaggggaggagggagaattGACGGTGGCTGTTGGGTCTTAGCTTGACTTATACATTTGGAAGAAGATGCAACTGTAGGTTACCCACAGGAAGAGAACCGCATAACCAGCTTCTAGGAAGTACTCAGCGCTAGTCTGAGATCTGAAGTCAGTATTCTTGTCCGTCAAGTTCCACCACATCAACTTTTCTTCAGAGACAATGTCCCTAGGGACAAGAGTGGGAGGACCCCTAAACACCATCCCACAATACGCCTCATCATTCTGTAACAACACCAAAACAAATAAACAAAAAATCACTTACAGCTCCTCTCGTACCAGCCGAAAAGTTATCAATAAACCGCACAGTCTGCTTCTCTGTTCATCACCTCGTCAGCACTCACTCATCTTTCCCCGATTCTCACTCGTCCAGACGTCAACATACCCAAAGGCACAGTAGTACCCCCCGAAGTAACCAACActaacctcctccccgccttgGAGTGAAACTCGATAAAGTCTTTCGCCAGCTTCATGTGCTTCTGCAAGTCCTTCGGCGGCGGGTTGGCGCTGAAATAATGATCCTCCGCTAACGCGGCAAggttggaagggggagacTCGGAGGGGGTGTGAGGGATCATCTTGGCTATTCTTTCTTCTGCCAACTGACAATGCTGTGTAAGTGTGCGTGGAATGAGAGCTATCCTTAAGTTAGCTTTTTTGCAAAGGTAACAAACACATGACGCTGCCATGGGAAGTATATATCCCCAAATTTTGATCATGACCCCCAAAAAGTGGTCTGACACTGACTGACCTTCTTCAATCCTTCAACCACGGGATCAAATCAACAACAGTTACTGTCCTTGTCCGAATTGAAGTTGGGATAAAATAAATCTGTGTACAACCCGGGACTGCCGGTCGGTGTAAGCAATGTTGTGTCTGCTCTCTCGAGTATACAAATTGATGCAAGGTGTGTAAGAGATCCAGTCGAATCAGATAAAGCTGCGCTGCGGCAACAGAGGGGCGGCAAATGCGTCACTTTCGGAATATCCCTGGGAAGAGATGCTCGCTCGCTCTGGGGATAGTGGGGTAGGTACCCCATGGGTGGACTGCGGGGAACGCCTTCAGCAATCGACTCAAGTGCCCTGGCTGCGGATGAAAGGGGGGATCAATTGTTAGGTAATTCGCACGTACATTACAATCGACCGACCCGAATGAGCCGAGTCAGTCCCGTGAGCTACGGCAGGTGCATATCTGCatgcttttgttttgttcttATGTCCTGTTCCTGTCCTTGATCATACATACATCAATCAgcccttctcccccgccgGCTCATCCAATATCTGTACAAGTCCTCTACGTCATGATAATACAAAAATATATGCTTGTCCTCCCTGTTGAGATGAGATGTCAAAGAAAATGGCCAATACAAGAGGATATAAAGTGGTGCCTTTCCTTGTCCTCCCTTCAACGCCCCTGTCTATTACTCGCTTTTGCCCCTTTTGTATGCCCCCAAACGCCAATGCCAACAGCACAAAAAGTGAGCAGTAATAATCGCACATGTCGCTCCTCCTTTTCATCTTCAGAATGGCCacttcttggccttgggcTGCTTAGCGTTCTTGAGCAtgttcatcctcctcaaccgtTCGCGGTTGGTAGGATCAAGGAGCACGTCGGTGCCGTCCTCACGGTACCAATGGCTCTGGCCGCCTCCTCTTCGCACGTCGTGAATGTTCATCTTGACCCGGCCGATCTTGCGGAGCTTGACCAATCCATACCAGCAGACAATGAGCGAGGCAATGGATGACACTCCAGTGACGGCCCCGAAACCCCAGTTGGTTTCCTCTATGAAATTCTCCAGGTTCATGCCGTACAGGCCTGCTAGGAAAGTGCCCATGGCAAGACCGAGAGTGCCAACACTGAACTTGAGGTCGAGAAGCATGAGCGAGTTGCGGTTGGCATCGAGAATAGCACGGATACTAGAGCACTGTCAGCTGGGTTCGaccaagaacaaaaagaccCGATATGCACATACATTTCTTCCGTGTTCCTGATACTCGAGACCAAGTTGCTCGCCTCCTGCACCACTTCGTCGCAAATCTTGTTGTACGATTCCAGCAGCAATTCAACCTCCGTGTGATCGTCCTCCCCACGGAACAAATCATGCGTCTTCTCAGTGAGATACATAGCCGCAAGATCATCATCCGCCTCAAGCAACTCCTCAATAGCGTCCCTGACCAACTTTGCCTTTTGCTCAAACGTGCTAACCCGCTTGGACAAGACGAGCAAAATCCGGAGCTTTTCCCGATCAATATCGTCCTCCAGCTCGCTGAGCACACGAATAACGGGGTCCCGCACCGACTCAAAGTCAGCTTCCAGCTCCGAAGTAACCGACATCAGCACCGCTTCCAGCGCCCTGAACTCGTATGGCAAGCTATTCGCCCCGGCCGCCTGCTTCTGCTGAAGCTTCCCTTGCAAATCATACATAAATGCCGACTGGGGATACGACGACTTTGACCCATACACATCAAACAGCAGCACCCGATCATGCTTAATCAGCACCTTCAAGTGCAGCAAGTTGAGCAGAATCGCCGACGGTCGAACGAGAATATGTGGCAGGTTGGACGAGTCAATCTTTCGGAGATCGCGAGGTAAGAGGCCGTACTATTTCGCACACAAAGCCGTTAGCCTACCAATTCCCCCTCCCATTTTGTCTTCTAACTTCTCATACCTTCGCAATAAGCTCACTCTTCTTCAACTCGCCATCCACCATGATAacatccccattcccatccacctcggtacacctcaacctcggaTCCAGCGCCGCCTTGCTCGTCAGCGCCCTCCTCTGGAAAATACTCCccgactcctcctccaactgcACCGGCAAGTCATCCTCCTTCAGCagctccctcgccttcttc is a window of Podospora pseudopauciseta strain CBS 411.78 chromosome 1, whole genome shotgun sequence DNA encoding:
- the CAB2 gene encoding Phosphopantothenate--cysteine ligase cab2 (EggNog:ENOG503NWZU; COG:H; BUSCO:EOG09263YFX), with the protein product MIPHTPSESPPSNLAALAEDHYFSANPPPKDLQKHMKLAKDFIEFHSKAGRRLVLVTSGGTTVPLEKQTVRFIDNFSAGTRGATSAEYFLEAGYAVLFLHRQFSLLPYSRHYSHATDCFLDFLREGPNGSVVARDEDAGKMLNVLRKYREARDKNMLLVLPFVSISDYLHELRGIAQLMKPLGPKGLLYLAAAVSDFFVPPERMSEHKIQSTDAVEAFNKKPSKPSASEEEETFDNFDSSPSVPRSKRLVVDLDPVPKFLKNLVEGWSPEGMIVSFKLETDPKILVHKAKYSLDRYQHHLVIGNLLSTRKWEVVFVSPGNPDKWIRIPQGGKLDDAKEAEKDEPLDPKSLPEQEPEAEIESLIIPAVAELHTKYIKTMEGKKLEA
- the MRS2 gene encoding magnesium ion transporter (EggNog:ENOG503NWQA; COG:P); translated protein: MPPALRPAAVATPSRSLLRYLHAQSEGLCYAEYTIRLGVSTRRNVSTRCRGVGEQRQGGLLPQLELRKQPGATKERWASSSSSGGEKKSPVGREEVACKRSWQDWLFGSAPKKARELLKEDDLPVQLEEESGSIFQRRALTSKAALDPRLRCTEVDGNGDVIMVDGELKKSELIAKYGLLPRDLRKIDSSNLPHILVRPSAILLNLLHLKVLIKHDRVLLFDVYGSKSSYPQSAFMYDLQGKLQQKQAAGANSLPYEFRALEAVLMSVTSELEADFESVRDPVIRVLSELEDDIDREKLRILLVLSKRVSTFEQKAKLVRDAIEELLEADDDLAAMYLTEKTHDLFRGEDDHTEVELLLESYNKICDEVVQEASNLVSSIRNTEEIIRAILDANRNSLMLLDLKFSVGTLGLAMGTFLAGLYGMNLENFIEETNWGFGAVTGVSSIASLIVCWYGLVKLRKIGRVKMNIHDVRRGGGQSHWYREDGTDVLLDPTNRERLRRMNMLKNAKQPKAKKWPF